A window from Gemmatimonadales bacterium encodes these proteins:
- a CDS encoding zf-HC2 domain-containing protein has protein sequence MSAHLNQELSAYLDGELHGDALAAAEAHLAQCSECRATLESLRGLVRRARALDDRPPERDLWAGIASRIGDASTADVIPLAPRRRRFAFSVPQLAAAAVTLMAVSAGVAVMMTRGTPATQGPTSGATGGVQVTPVVMSPADDAFQSYAPAIQQLEQLLAGRRSQLDTSTVRVLQQSLQVIDSAIAQARHALEQDPNNNYLNSHLQRALGRKLDVLRRAATMPVS, from the coding sequence ATGAGCGCACATCTGAACCAAGAGCTTTCGGCCTACCTCGACGGGGAGCTGCACGGGGACGCGCTCGCGGCGGCCGAGGCACATCTCGCGCAGTGCTCGGAGTGCCGGGCGACGCTGGAGAGCCTGCGCGGCCTGGTACGTCGCGCGCGGGCGCTCGACGACCGGCCTCCGGAGCGCGACCTCTGGGCGGGCATCGCGTCGCGCATCGGCGACGCGTCCACGGCCGACGTCATCCCCCTCGCGCCGCGCCGCCGCCGGTTCGCCTTCTCGGTCCCGCAGCTCGCCGCCGCGGCGGTCACGCTCATGGCGGTCTCGGCGGGCGTGGCGGTGATGATGACCCGCGGCACGCCTGCGACCCAGGGCCCGACCTCGGGAGCCACGGGCGGGGTGCAAGTGACGCCGGTAGTGATGAGCCCCGCGGACGACGCGTTCCAGTCGTATGCGCCAGCGATCCAGCAGCTCGAGCAACTGCTCGCGGGCCGGCGGTCTCAGCTCGACACCTCCACGGTGCGCGTCCTCCAGCAGAGCCTCCAGGTGATCGACTCCGCGATCGCCCAAGCGCGGCATGCACTCGAGCAGGACCCCAATAACAACTACTTGAACAGCCACCTACAGCGCGCGCTCGGCCGGAAGCTCGACGTCCTGCGCCGCGCGGCCACGATGCCGGTGAGCTGA
- a CDS encoding RNA polymerase sigma factor translates to MTIRALSLEAGLTPPPSTDNSLAQADSEGADVALAAAGDQQAFERLYRLHSARIHSLVRRMAGGDGDPDELTQDVFVRAWQRLSTFRGEAQFGTWLHRLAVNLVLNWQKGESRGRRRFDSEADVDLTPGRRHPVEAAMDLEDAVARLPPGARRVFVLHDVEGFRHEEIAEMLGVTSGTSKAQLHRARMLMRAHLER, encoded by the coding sequence GTGACGATCAGAGCGCTGAGCTTGGAGGCCGGCCTGACACCACCTCCGTCGACGGACAACTCGCTGGCCCAGGCCGACTCCGAAGGGGCTGACGTCGCCCTGGCGGCGGCCGGGGACCAGCAGGCGTTCGAGCGGCTCTACCGGCTGCACTCGGCCAGGATCCACTCGCTGGTGCGGCGGATGGCGGGCGGTGACGGCGATCCGGACGAGCTGACGCAGGACGTCTTCGTCAGGGCCTGGCAGCGGCTCTCGACCTTTCGCGGCGAAGCGCAATTCGGGACCTGGCTCCACCGGTTGGCCGTGAACCTGGTCCTCAACTGGCAGAAGGGCGAGTCGCGGGGCCGGCGGCGGTTCGACAGTGAGGCGGACGTGGACCTCACGCCGGGCCGGCGCCACCCGGTGGAAGCGGCAATGGACCTGGAAGACGCCGTGGCGCGACTGCCGCCGGGAGCAAGACGAGTGTTCGTGTTGCACGACGTGGAAGGGTTCCGGCACGAGGAGATCGCGGAGATGCTGGGTGTGACGTCCGGGACTTCGAAGGCACAGCTGCACCGCGCGCGGATGCTGATGCGCGCCCACCTGGAGCGCTGA
- a CDS encoding DUF4097 family beta strand repeat-containing protein, which yields MNRSVAASAAVIAVIAGAAGAGALSAQTLDTMLAARSGTRLSVSNISGTVTIRSWGRNQIRVVAEYDRARVEVDESPGRVSVRTVSRRGDADVDYTITVPNNTPVEVTAISSDIDIDGVCGAVNLNSVSGDITLDCGADDVMVQSVSGDVSVTNVRGTLEAGSTSGDVDVSNARGSVNAHSVSGDISLDGIEGREIGAETVSGSIEFAGRLAQNGRYRFEAHSGDVTVRAAGSLNATISVSTFSGDFESDFPIVLTPGSRVQREWEFTLGNGGARLTLRSFSGGIYLRRGAGVAAPKREE from the coding sequence ATGAACCGTTCTGTCGCAGCATCCGCAGCCGTCATCGCCGTCATCGCCGGTGCCGCGGGCGCGGGAGCGCTCTCGGCCCAGACCCTCGACACCATGCTCGCCGCGCGCTCCGGCACCAGGCTCTCGGTGTCGAACATCTCCGGCACCGTCACCATCCGCTCCTGGGGCCGCAACCAGATTCGCGTCGTGGCCGAGTACGACCGGGCCCGCGTCGAGGTGGACGAATCCCCGGGCCGCGTCTCGGTGCGCACGGTCTCGCGCCGCGGCGACGCTGACGTGGACTACACGATCACGGTGCCCAACAACACGCCGGTCGAGGTCACCGCGATCTCTTCGGACATTGACATCGACGGGGTGTGCGGCGCGGTCAACCTCAACTCGGTCTCGGGGGACATCACCCTCGATTGCGGCGCGGACGACGTCATGGTGCAGAGCGTTTCGGGCGACGTCAGCGTGACCAACGTGCGGGGTACGCTCGAGGCCGGTTCGACCAGCGGCGACGTGGATGTCTCGAACGCCCGCGGGAGCGTGAACGCGCACAGCGTCTCGGGTGACATATCGCTGGACGGGATCGAGGGCCGCGAGATCGGCGCGGAGACGGTGAGCGGCAGCATTGAGTTCGCCGGGCGGCTGGCCCAGAACGGCCGCTACCGCTTCGAGGCGCATTCCGGCGACGTAACGGTGCGCGCCGCGGGCAGCCTCAACGCGACGATCAGCGTGAGCACCTTCAGCGGCGACTTCGAGTCGGATTTCCCGATCGTGCTCACGCCGGGCAGCCGGGTGCAGCGCGAGTGGGAGTTCACCCTGGGCAACGGCGGCGCGCGGCTCACGCTGCGCTCCTTCAGCGGCGGCATCTACTTGAGGCGTGGCGCCGGCGTCGCGGCGCCGAAGCGGGAGGAATGA